The DNA region TCAAAGCTGTCGCGGCTGATCCCCTGTTCCCGGATGACCAGATCGCCCAGCGCATAGCACATCGCATATTTCATTGCCGGACCGGTGGCGGTGTCGGCAAGCTTGCGCATCGTGTCGATGTCAGGATAATCCCGTTCCGCGCTGGTGAGGTCGGCCAGATAGATCACCTCGTCGAAGACGGTCATTTCTCCGCATGCGGTCGTGTGGTAGCGCACGGCGTGAAGAATCTCCGGGTCGTCGATCCCAAGCTCCAGTTTCATATAGCCGCACGCGGCCATCCCGTGCCAGGTCTTTGGCTGTCCCAGCTGCACACTGTCTAGGATTATACCAAACTTTGTAAGCCATTGCAACTGCTCGCCGCGCGGGAGCTCCTTGCAGATATCGTGCAGCCAGCCCGCAACACGCGCTTTCCCAATGTCGCAGCCGTACCGCTCCGCAAGCTCTTCCGCCCGCCGGACGACGCACTGGGTATGATAAAACCGTTTCGCCGAGAGGTTCTTTCTTGCTAGGCTTTCCAACTTTTCCAAATCATATTCCAAAACTGCCACCCCATTTTGTCATATTTCTTTGTCCTGTTATTGCTCAGCCCTGGTACAGCCGGTTTTCCGCAATATAACCGGCGACAGCGGGCGGCACCACCGCATCGAGCGGCTCGCCGCGCTTTGCCATCGCGCGCACCTCGGTGGAGGAGATAGGCATCGGATCAAGATCGATGATCCGGCACCGCACGCCGTACCCGCAAAGCAGGCGCGACTGCCCCTCCAGCGCCGGACGCAGGTTCTTTTCCCGCGCGCCCACGCAGACAACCGCCAGTTCGGAAATCCGCTGCCAGCGTCGCCATTCGGTGAAGGTCAGAAACATATCGCTTCCCATAATGAGGTAAAATTCGTCGTTGGGGAAATCCCGGTGCAATTTTTCGAGCGTGTCGACCGTGTAGCTTTTGTCCGGCCGCCGCAGCTCGATATCGCTCACCTCGCAGACCGGGTTTTGCATAAAGGCAAGCCTGCACATTTCGAGCCGGTTTTCCCCGGGAATAAGGCTTTCGCCGGTTTTGTGCGGCGGGATGCGTGTTGGGATGACGAGCATCCGTTCAAGCGAAAGCGCGGCAATGTAGGTCTGCGCCAAAAGGACGTGCCCGCTGTGCACCGGGTTGAAGGTCCCGCCGAAGATCCCGGTGCGCATCAGTCAAGCTCGATGACCGGTTTCTTCTGGTTCCTGCGAAAGAGCACGAATTTTGTGCCGATCACCTGTACCACTTCGGAGCTGGTCGCCTCCGCAAGCCGTGTTGCAATCTCCCGCACCGGTTCGGGAGAAGTTTCGAGCACCCGCATCTTGATGAGTTCCCGCGCGGTGAGCGCGTCGTCCACCTGTTTTACGAGCGCGTCGGCCACGCCGCCTTTTCCCACCTGCAAGATGGTATCGATCGGGTTTGCGAGGCCGCGCAGCTTCGCGCGCTGTTTACTGCTTAACATAGATTCATTCTCCTAATATTGTCATTTGGTCATTTCAGATGTTCTTTCAGTCTTTCCGCCAGCTCCCGCAATGCTTTGCCGCGATGGGAAATCCGATCCTTTTCACTGTCGGAAAGTTCTGCGAAGCTACGGTCCCCCACCATAAAGATCGGATCAAATCCGAAGCCGTTCTCCCCTTTCGGTTCCGCGCCGATGTAGCCCGGGCAAACCCCCTCCACATCGATGCGGGTCCCGTCAGCATCGATAAAACAGATGTGCGCCACAAACTTCGCGGTGCGGTAATCGACCGGCAGGCAGCCGAGTTCTTCGACCAGTTTCTCCATTTTTTCAGGATAAGGCATCTCTTCGCCCCCATATCGCGCCGAATAAACGCCTGGGCGCCCGTCGAGCGCATCGACACAGAGTCCGGAATCATCCGCCACGGCGGCCTTCCCGGTGCGCTCATGCACCGCCTGCGCCTTAAGAAAGGCGTTTTCCGCAAAGGTTGTCCCGGTTTCCTCCACCTGAAGGCCCGGACAGACCTCCCCCTGTGCAACCACAGAAATCCCAAGCGGCGCGAAGATCCGCTCGAATTCACACAATTTGCCTTTGTTGCCGGTCGCAACGATCACCTGCATCAGCTTTCCTCCTCCGGTTCATCCTGTTCGCCCGAAAAGAGGGCGTCGACAAAATCCTTTGCGTCAAACGGGCGCAGATCGTCGATCTGTTCGCCCACGCCGATATATTTGATCGGAACCTGCAATTCCTGTTTAATGCCGATGACCACGCCTCCGCGCGCGGTACCGTCAAGCTTGGTGAGGATGATACCGGTGATCCCGGCAGCTTCCTTGAACTGGCGCGCCTGGTTGAGCGCGTTTTGCCCGGTGGTCGCATCGAGCACGAGCAGCACCTCGGTGTCGCAGCCGGGTGCTTCACGCTGGATCACGCGGGAGATTTTCGAGAGCTCATCCATGAGGTTTTTTTTGTTATGAAGCCTTCCGGCCGTGTCGCAGATAACCACGTCCGCGCCGCGCGCCTTGCCCGCCGTGATCGCGTCGAACACGACCGCCGCTGGGTCGGAGCCCTCCGCCTGTTTGACCAGATCAACGCCGGAACGTTCGGCCCAGATTTCAAGCTGTTCGATCGCCGCCGCGCGGAAGGTATCCGCCGCGCCGAGCAGCACCTTCTTTCCGTCCGCCTTGAGGTTCGCCGCGAGCTTTCCGATGGTGGTGGTCTTGCCCACGCCGTTCACGCCGATCACCAGGATGACCGACGGCCGGGTTGAGATCCGAAGCTCCTGCCCGCCTTCGAGCATGCCGGTCACAATCTCCTTGATAAGCCCCTTCACTTCGGAGGCGTCCGAAACGCCGCGCTTTTTCACCTCTTCACGCAGCTGCCCGACGATCGCCTGCGCGGTGCGGATTCCAACGTCCGACATGATCAGCGTTTCCTCCAGCTCCTCATAGAGCTCCTCATCGATCTTGCCAAACGAACTGAGCAGGTCGTCCATCGCTTTGGTCATCGAGTCCCGCGTTTTTTTTAAGCCTTCGGCCAGTTTCCCGAAAAATCCCATTGTGTTCCTCCAGTAGTATTGGTTTACTTGATGCCCAGTTTCTGCTCAACCTCGCTGACATTGAGTTCCAGAAGCTTCGAAACGCCCTCCTCCTGCATGGTCACGCCGTAAAGGACATCCGCTTCCTCCATGGTGCCGCGGCGGTGTGTGATGGTGATGAACTGGGTTTTATGGCACATCGTTCGCAGATACTGCGCATATTTGACGACGTTGACGTCATCGAGCGCCGCTTCGATCTCATCGAGCAGGCAGAACGGCGACGGGCGAACCTTGAGGATCGCAAAGTAGATTGCGATCGCGACGAACGCCTGCTCGCCGCCCGAAAGCGCCGCGAGGTTTTTGATGATCTTGCCCGGCGGCTGCACATAGATTTCAATACCGGAATCGAGAATGTTCGCGGGGTCGGTGAGCGCGAGCTCCGCCCTGCCGCCGCCGAACAGCTCGGTGAAGATCTTTGCGAAATGCCCTGCGATCTTCTGGAAGTTTTCCGCAAAGATATTCTGCATATCCCGGGTGAGATCGTTGATGAGCTTTCCAAGCTCGGCGCGGGATTTTTCCACGTCCTCGACCTGGGCCTTTAGGAAAGTATACCGCTCGGACACCTCTTTATATTCCTCGACCGCCGCAATGTTGACGCTGCCGAGCGCCTTGATTTTACTTTTGAGCTCCCCAAGCCGGCGCTGCGCCTTCGCTGGGTCCTCCACCGGCTGCGCGGCCTCGGAGGCCTGCGAACGGGTGATTTCGTATTCGTCCCACAGCCGTGATATGATCCCGTCATACTCGCTCTGCAGGGCGGTCTTTTTCTCTTCGAGCCGCGCCAATTCCCGCGCTGCCGTTTCGCGCCTGGCAAGGATTTCCTTCTCACCCGCGCGCAGCCGGGAGGACTGCGCTTCGCTCTCGTTTCGCCGCGCGGCCATCTCTCGGATTTCGGCGTTCAGCGCCTCGGCCTGCCGCGCGTAGGTCTCCCGCTGCGCCTCGGCCCCGGCGATCCTTTCGCCAATCGCCTCGATTTCGGCGGCATGTTCCGCTTTCTGGCGTTCGAGTTCGGCGGTGTGCGCCGCCTGATTTTCTTTCTGGCTGACAAGCTGCGCGATCATCTGCCGGATGCCGGCGATTTCATTTTCAAGCGCGGCCTCCCGCACCTTCCCTTCGGAAAAGCGGTTCGCGGCTTCCTCCACGCGGGACTGGCAGTCGTCGCGCTGGCTTCCCAGCCGCGCGAGATTGCCCACGACCTCCTCCATCTGGCGGGTGAGGTCGCCGAGCAATTCGGAGTTCGAGACATTCTGGCCTTTGAGCTCCTCGAGCCGCGCGGTCAGCTGGTCATATTCGAGCGCGGCCTGTTCTTTGACCCGGACCGCTTCCTCATAGGCAAGGTCGAGCCGCTTTTTCTCTGACTCGTACCGGATTTTGTCCTCCTGCGCGGTTTTCAGCTCACCGTCAATACCAGCCGCGACCGCGCGCAGTTCAGCGGCTTCCGCCTGCAGCGCCTTGAGTTCCCCGTCGAGCCTGGCCATCTGTTCCTGCAGGCCCTTCGCCTCGGCTTTCAGCGCGTCGATCTCCTTCGCACGGCTCAGGATGCCCGCGCTTTTTGCCGCGTAACCGCCGGTCATCGAACCGCCCGCGTTGACAACCTGCCCGTCAAGCGTGACAATGCGGAACTTGTAGCCCGCGCGTTTGGCAATCGCGGTCGCGCAGTCGAGATCCCGCACAATTACAATTCTTCCCAAAAGCTGGTTGATAATGCCTGCGAAACGTTCTTCATACCGGACCAGTCCGGCGGCCACACCGACAAAACCGTCCGCCGTGTCAAGCCAGCCCTCTGTAAGTCTGTTTCCCTTTACAGTGGAAACGGGCAGGAAAGTGGCCCGTCCGGAACGGGATTCCTTCAACATGCCGATTGCACGTTTGGCAACCGCTTCGTCCTTAACGGCAATATTCTGCATCGCGGCGCCGAGCGCGATCTCAATGGCGAGCGCATGCTCGTCCGCCACCGTGATGAGCCGGGAAACCGGTCCGTAGATGTCGTGCAGCGCCCCTTTTCCGGCCTGCGCCATGATGTATTTGACGCTCTGCGAAAAACCTTCCATACTGTTTTCCATGTTGAACAGCAGCTGTGCTTTTTGCAGGCGCTCCCGCGCTTTGTCCTCGTACTCACGGCGGTTGGCCGCAAGAGAATCCATCTTTTTCTGCCGACTTTCCAGCTTGAGCTGGTAACCTTTCTGGGCGTTTTGCAGCGACTGGATATTGTCCGCTATCTCCGCGAGCAGCTCGGTACAGTCCGCCTGTTCTTTCTGAACGCGGATGAGATTTTCGTCGCGCACCAGCGCATTATCTTTAATTGAGGCAAGCCGCTCAATCGTTTCGTCGATAAGCGAACCGCTCGACGCGGAAGAGAGCTTCACCTCGTTGATGCTCTGGGAAAGCGCGTATCGCCGCTCTTTGAGCGCATCGATCCGCCCCGCGCATTCGGTGCGGCGGGCGCTAAACGCGTCGATCTCCTCCTGTGTCTTTTGCTGCCCGGCGTGAAGGTCGTTCAACGCGTCCTCTTTCTGCGCGATCCCGTCCTCATATGTACGAATTTTTTCATCGAGGTCACTGTCCGACGCACCCGACTGCGTGAGCTCCGCTTCAATGCGCTGGATCGAGGACTCGTTATGGGCGATGTCATTACGCATGACCGCGATATCGGCGCCGTTTTTCGCGGACAGATCTTCGATTTCGCGGGTTTTCTGGCGGCGTTCATCAATCTGTACGGCGAGCTCCTGCATCTGCGCAAAAAGGTGGTTGATCGATTTCTCAATCCCATCGATCTCCGCCTGGATTTCATCGTGTTCAGTTTTGCAGAGCAGAATTTTGTCCTCCTGCTCGCGCAGAACCTGCTTCGAGCGCTCCAGCGTGAGCACCCACAGCGAAATTTCAAGCGTCTTTTTCTCAGCAGCATATTCAAGAAACTGCGCAGCCTTCTCCGACTGGACGCGCAGCGGTTCGACCCGGCTTTCGAGTTCCAAAAGAATATCCCGAAGGCGCAAAAGATTTTCTTCCGCACCTTCGAGTCTGCGCTGCGCCTCCGCCTTGCGATAACGGTATTTTGAGATGCCCGCGGCCTCCTCAAAAATTTCCCGGCGCTGGGTGCTTTTGGCAGAGACGATTTCGGCAATCTTGCCCTGCCCGATGATCGAATAGCCGTCCCGGCCAAGGCCGGTATCCATAAAAAGTTCGTAAATGTCCTTGAGACGAACGCTGTTCTGGTTGATGCGGTATTCGCTCTCGCCCGAACGGTAGAGTTTCCGTGAAATCGTAACCAGATCGTTTTCATAGGGAAGCGCCCGGTCGGAGTTGTCGATGGTGATCTGCACATGCGCGTAGCCCTGTGGCTTGCGTGCCTGGGTACCCCCGAAGATCACATCCTCCATTTTGCCGCCGCGCAGCGTCTTTGAGGACTGTTCGCCCAGAACCCAGCGGACCGCGTCGGCAATATTGCTTTTTCCGCTTCCATTCGGCCCAACAACAGCGGTGATCCCATCGTTGAAGGTAAGCTTTGTTTTATCGGGAAAGGACTTGAAGCCCTGAATTTCCAATGAGCGAAAACGCAAATTCACACATCCTCTATCTCTAACGTTAAACCTGTCATTGCCGCGTCTTGTCTTAGTCTTATATTATACCCCAATTCCCGCAGTTGCACAATGCCGCACGCGCCATGTCCCATAATTTTTGAAACGTTCCGCGGCGCGGTGCGCAAAATGAAATTTCCCGGCGCTTTTCCCTCAAGCAGACCTCTGATCCGATTCTGGAGAAGCCTTCCCTCGCAAAGTTCGCGGAAGGCCGGATGATACGGCCCGGCGAGCAGCCCCGCTTCAAGCGTACCTTCCGCATGCAGGCCCATGCGGATCACACGGATTCCCCGTTCCGTAAAATATTCCAGCAGACGCGCTCCGAGCACAACCGCTCCTTCAAACGTCTGCGGGCGATAATATCCGTTCCGGTAAAGACGCGCGAGCCGCGTCCCCTCCATCACAAGCGTCGGATATACCCGCACCGTCTGCGGACCAAGCGCCGCGAGCCGCTGCGCCGTCGTGAGATCGCTCTCATCGTCCGCGCCCCAAAGGCCGGTCATCATCTGCAGCCCAAGCGCAAATCCGCCTTCCAAAATAAGCCGCGCGGCATGTTCCACATCCCACGCGGTGTGCCCGCGCCCGTTTTCACGCAGTACCTTGTCGTCCATACTCTGCGCGCCAAGCTCAATGGCGGTCACGCCATAGGACTTCAAAACTGCGAGGGTTTCCGGATCGATGCAGTCCGGCCGGGTCGAAATACGGATTCCCCGGAACATCCCGTTATGTACAAACGGAGCCGCCGCTTCAAGCAGCTCCGTCCTGTATTCCCGATCGATCGCAGTGAAGCTCCCGCCGAAAAAAGCGATCTCGCCTTCGCGGTTCTGCATCCGCGCCGCCTGGGCTTCACAAAGCGCGATTACATCGCCGCCGGATGGACAATCCGCAGCGCCGGAGATGCTTTTCTGGTTGCAGAAGCTGCACCGGTGCGGACAGCCCGCATGCGGCACAAAAATTGAAAGGTTCGCATGCTTCATTGGCCCATCAGTTTGAGCGCTTCCTTCGCAGCCGCCTGTTCAGCGCTCTTTTTACTGCCGCCGGAGCCTTTGCCGATCACGTTGCTGTTGAGGTGCACTTCGACCACAAACTTCTTGTTGTGATCCGGGCCGGACTCCTCCACCAGCATATAGGAAAGCTTTTCTTCCGGATTCTTCTGGATGATCTCCTGCAGCATCGTCTTGTAGTCGTTGAAGGCGAACTGATTTTTGTTCTCAAGCAAATCGACCACAAACCCAAGCACGAACTTGCGGGCGGGCTCGATTCCTCCATCGAGGTAAACCGCGGCAAGCAGCGCCTCAAACGCGTCGGCCAGAATCGATGGCCGGGTGCGTCCGCCCATCATCTCCTCGCCGCGGCCGAGTTTGAGGTAATCTCCAAGCTGGATCTCCTCCGCGAATTCGCAGAGGGATTTTTCGCAGACCATCGCCGCGCGCAGTTTGGTGAGATCGCCTTCCGCAAGATGGAAGGTATTGAAAAGGTATTCTGACACGATGATTGAAAGCACCGCATCCCCCAAAAACTCCTGCCGCTCATTGCTCGAAAGATTCTTCTTGACCTCGTTCGCGTAGGAGGAATGGGTCAGCGCGATGTCCAAATATTTTTTCGCCTGGAAGGTGTAGCCGATCCGCTCCTCGAGCGCGGCAATCTTCAAGTTGTTTTCCATCTGTATCCCCTCTCACTGCCCATCCCGCGGCATCCGGTTTTTCAGCTCGGCCAGTGAATGCTCGATCTGCGTAACCACGCCGCGTTCGGTGTAGTTCATCGCCTGGTGGATCGCGTTTTTGAACGCGCGCGCATCCGAACTGCCGTGCGCCTTGATCACCGGCTTTGTGATACCCATGAGCGGCGCGCCGCCGTATTCTTTGTAATCCATTTTGTTTTTGAAGCCGTTTACACCGTCCTTCACAAGCAGATATCCCATCTTGGTCTTTCCGCTGGCCATGAAGATCCCCTTGAGTTCGTTCGAGAACCACTTCGCAAGCCCTTCTGTCAGTTTCAGGATGACATTTCCGGTGAAGCCGTCGCAGATTGCCACGTCGCAGCAGCCCTGCGGCAGGTAGCGCGGTTCAACGTTGCCGATGAAGTTAATCGGCGCATGCTGGAGCTGCTCATTCGCCTCCTTCTGCAGGTCAAGGCCTTTGGAATCCTCCGAACCGATGTTCACGGTGCCGACCCTTGGGTGTTTCACCCCGATGATGTTTTCCATGTAGATGCTGCCCATGATGCCGAACTGGGTGAGCATTTCCGGGCGGCATTCTTTGTTTGCGCCAATGTCGATCAGCATGTAACAGCCGTTTGCGTTTGGGATGACTGTCGCGAGCGCCGCGCGTTTGATCCCTTTGATCCGCTTGACAAGCACCGAGGCGCCCACGACAACCGCACCGGTGCTTCCGGCACTCACAAATGCGTCTCCTTCTCCGCTCGCAAGCATCTTGAGCCCGACCGCCATCGTGCAGTCGTCGTAAGACTTGACCACCTCGGCCGGGTCCACCTCGACCGGGATGACCTTCTCGACGTTCGTGATCGAAATCCGGTCAAGCGAAATGCCGTTCTTAGCCGCTTCGTCCCGGATCACCCGCTCATTGCCGACAGCAAGGATATCCACGCCGTATTCCTGCACCGCCATGGCGCAGCCTTTGAGAATTTCGATCGGCGCATGGTCGCCTCCAAACACATCCACAATAATCCGCATGTCATTTTCCTCCCTTATTCCGATTCCAATACCGTTTTCAGATGTAAAAGCCCCCGTTCAGCCACGGTCAGGTACCGCTGCTGCTTGTCCTTGATGCGTGTTTCCGCGGGCGGCAGGATTCCCATATTGCAGCCCATCGGCTGGAAATCCACGACGCTTTCGTCGCTGATGTAGTGCGAAAGCGCACCGCACATGCAGTCGCGCGGCAAAATAAGCTCTGGTTTCCCCAGAAGTATCCTGGCAAGGTGCTTCCCTGCAAGTATGCCCGACATTGCGGACTCAATATACCCTTCCACGCCGGTTATCTGCCCGGCAAAATAGATTTTCCCATTTCTCCGCAGCCGGAACGTCCTGTCGAGCAGACGCGGCGAATCGATGAAGGTGTTGCGGTGCATCACCCCATACCGCACAAATTCAGCGTTCTCAAGCCCCGGGATCATCGAAAAGACCCGCTTCTGCTCCCCAAATTTGAGATTTGTCTGGAAGCCTACCAGATTGTAGAGCGTCCCGTCACGGTTTTCCCGCCGCAGCTGCACCACCGCCCATGGACGGTGGCCGGTGCGCGGGTCGCGCAGCCCCACCGGCTTGAGCGGGCCGTAACGGATGGTGTCCGCGCCGCGCTTCGCCATGATTTCGATCGGCATGCAGCCTTCATAGACATGTTTTTCCGGCC from Anaerotruncus rubiinfantis includes:
- the yqeK gene encoding bis(5'-nucleosyl)-tetraphosphatase (symmetrical) YqeK; translation: MEYDLEKLESLARKNLSAKRFYHTQCVVRRAEELAERYGCDIGKARVAGWLHDICKELPRGEQLQWLTKFGIILDSVQLGQPKTWHGMAACGYMKLELGIDDPEILHAVRYHTTACGEMTVFDEVIYLADLTSAERDYPDIDTMRKLADTATGPAMKYAMCYALGDLVIREQGISRDSFEAYNYYLRY
- the nadD gene encoding nicotinate (nicotinamide) nucleotide adenylyltransferase gives rise to the protein MRTGIFGGTFNPVHSGHVLLAQTYIAALSLERMLVIPTRIPPHKTGESLIPGENRLEMCRLAFMQNPVCEVSDIELRRPDKSYTVDTLEKLHRDFPNDEFYLIMGSDMFLTFTEWRRWQRISELAVVCVGAREKNLRPALEGQSRLLCGYGVRCRIIDLDPMPISSTEVRAMAKRGEPLDAVVPPAVAGYIAENRLYQG
- the yhbY gene encoding ribosome assembly RNA-binding protein YhbY; the encoded protein is MLSSKQRAKLRGLANPIDTILQVGKGGVADALVKQVDDALTARELIKMRVLETSPEPVREIATRLAEATSSEVVQVIGTKFVLFRRNQKKPVIELD
- the rdgB gene encoding RdgB/HAM1 family non-canonical purine NTP pyrophosphatase; translation: MQVIVATGNKGKLCEFERIFAPLGISVVAQGEVCPGLQVEETGTTFAENAFLKAQAVHERTGKAAVADDSGLCVDALDGRPGVYSARYGGEEMPYPEKMEKLVEELGCLPVDYRTAKFVAHICFIDADGTRIDVEGVCPGYIGAEPKGENGFGFDPIFMVGDRSFAELSDSEKDRISHRGKALRELAERLKEHLK
- the ftsY gene encoding signal recognition particle-docking protein FtsY, yielding MGFFGKLAEGLKKTRDSMTKAMDDLLSSFGKIDEELYEELEETLIMSDVGIRTAQAIVGQLREEVKKRGVSDASEVKGLIKEIVTGMLEGGQELRISTRPSVILVIGVNGVGKTTTIGKLAANLKADGKKVLLGAADTFRAAAIEQLEIWAERSGVDLVKQAEGSDPAAVVFDAITAGKARGADVVICDTAGRLHNKKNLMDELSKISRVIQREAPGCDTEVLLVLDATTGQNALNQARQFKEAAGITGIILTKLDGTARGGVVIGIKQELQVPIKYIGVGEQIDDLRPFDAKDFVDALFSGEQDEPEEES
- the smc gene encoding chromosome segregation protein SMC is translated as MNLRFRSLEIQGFKSFPDKTKLTFNDGITAVVGPNGSGKSNIADAVRWVLGEQSSKTLRGGKMEDVIFGGTQARKPQGYAHVQITIDNSDRALPYENDLVTISRKLYRSGESEYRINQNSVRLKDIYELFMDTGLGRDGYSIIGQGKIAEIVSAKSTQRREIFEEAAGISKYRYRKAEAQRRLEGAEENLLRLRDILLELESRVEPLRVQSEKAAQFLEYAAEKKTLEISLWVLTLERSKQVLREQEDKILLCKTEHDEIQAEIDGIEKSINHLFAQMQELAVQIDERRQKTREIEDLSAKNGADIAVMRNDIAHNESSIQRIEAELTQSGASDSDLDEKIRTYEDGIAQKEDALNDLHAGQQKTQEEIDAFSARRTECAGRIDALKERRYALSQSINEVKLSSASSGSLIDETIERLASIKDNALVRDENLIRVQKEQADCTELLAEIADNIQSLQNAQKGYQLKLESRQKKMDSLAANRREYEDKARERLQKAQLLFNMENSMEGFSQSVKYIMAQAGKGALHDIYGPVSRLITVADEHALAIEIALGAAMQNIAVKDEAVAKRAIGMLKESRSGRATFLPVSTVKGNRLTEGWLDTADGFVGVAAGLVRYEERFAGIINQLLGRIVIVRDLDCATAIAKRAGYKFRIVTLDGQVVNAGGSMTGGYAAKSAGILSRAKEIDALKAEAKGLQEQMARLDGELKALQAEAAELRAVAAGIDGELKTAQEDKIRYESEKKRLDLAYEEAVRVKEQAALEYDQLTARLEELKGQNVSNSELLGDLTRQMEEVVGNLARLGSQRDDCQSRVEEAANRFSEGKVREAALENEIAGIRQMIAQLVSQKENQAAHTAELERQKAEHAAEIEAIGERIAGAEAQRETYARQAEALNAEIREMAARRNESEAQSSRLRAGEKEILARRETAARELARLEEKKTALQSEYDGIISRLWDEYEITRSQASEAAQPVEDPAKAQRRLGELKSKIKALGSVNIAAVEEYKEVSERYTFLKAQVEDVEKSRAELGKLINDLTRDMQNIFAENFQKIAGHFAKIFTELFGGGRAELALTDPANILDSGIEIYVQPPGKIIKNLAALSGGEQAFVAIAIYFAILKVRPSPFCLLDEIEAALDDVNVVKYAQYLRTMCHKTQFITITHRRGTMEEADVLYGVTMQEEGVSKLLELNVSEVEQKLGIK
- a CDS encoding elongator complex protein 3 codes for the protein MKHANLSIFVPHAGCPHRCSFCNQKSISGAADCPSGGDVIALCEAQAARMQNREGEIAFFGGSFTAIDREYRTELLEAAAPFVHNGMFRGIRISTRPDCIDPETLAVLKSYGVTAIELGAQSMDDKVLRENGRGHTAWDVEHAARLILEGGFALGLQMMTGLWGADDESDLTTAQRLAALGPQTVRVYPTLVMEGTRLARLYRNGYYRPQTFEGAVVLGARLLEYFTERGIRVIRMGLHAEGTLEAGLLAGPYHPAFRELCEGRLLQNRIRGLLEGKAPGNFILRTAPRNVSKIMGHGACGIVQLRELGYNIRLRQDAAMTGLTLEIEDV
- the rnc gene encoding ribonuclease III, yielding MENNLKIAALEERIGYTFQAKKYLDIALTHSSYANEVKKNLSSNERQEFLGDAVLSIIVSEYLFNTFHLAEGDLTKLRAAMVCEKSLCEFAEEIQLGDYLKLGRGEEMMGGRTRPSILADAFEALLAAVYLDGGIEPARKFVLGFVVDLLENKNQFAFNDYKTMLQEIIQKNPEEKLSYMLVEESGPDHNKKFVVEVHLNSNVIGKGSGGSKKSAEQAAAKEALKLMGQ
- the plsX gene encoding phosphate acyltransferase PlsX, giving the protein MRIIVDVFGGDHAPIEILKGCAMAVQEYGVDILAVGNERVIRDEAAKNGISLDRISITNVEKVIPVEVDPAEVVKSYDDCTMAVGLKMLASGEGDAFVSAGSTGAVVVGASVLVKRIKGIKRAALATVIPNANGCYMLIDIGANKECRPEMLTQFGIMGSIYMENIIGVKHPRVGTVNIGSEDSKGLDLQKEANEQLQHAPINFIGNVEPRYLPQGCCDVAICDGFTGNVILKLTEGLAKWFSNELKGIFMASGKTKMGYLLVKDGVNGFKNKMDYKEYGGAPLMGITKPVIKAHGSSDARAFKNAIHQAMNYTERGVVTQIEHSLAELKNRMPRDGQ
- the trmFO gene encoding methylenetetrahydrofolate--tRNA-(uracil(54)-C(5))-methyltransferase (FADH(2)-oxidizing) TrmFO — its product is MTVRVVGAGLAGCEAAWALANEGIEVRLYEMKPQKYSPAHHNPSFAELVCSNSLKAQRIGSAAGMLKEEMRLLGSLVVDCALKTSVAAGGALAVDRDAFSALVTEKILAHEKIEVVHGEVTEIPDDGYTIVATGPLTSDTLAKQIEALCGGSLSFFDAAAPIVTFQSVDMEKAFFAARYERGDDDYINCPFSKEEYETFYEALRTAESAELHAFDRPEKHVYEGCMPIEIMAKRGADTIRYGPLKPVGLRDPRTGHRPWAVVQLRRENRDGTLYNLVGFQTNLKFGEQKRVFSMIPGLENAEFVRYGVMHRNTFIDSPRLLDRTFRLRRNGKIYFAGQITGVEGYIESAMSGILAGKHLARILLGKPELILPRDCMCGALSHYISDESVVDFQPMGCNMGILPPAETRIKDKQQRYLTVAERGLLHLKTVLESE